The DNA segment GACGCCGAACTGCACCGCGTCACCGATTTCATCCGCCAGCAGGGCACGCCGGAATTCATCACCGAAATTACGCAGAAGATGGAAGACAGCAAGGCGGAACTGCCGGCAATGGATGCGGACGACGGGATGCTTGAGGCCGCAATCGAAGTGCTGCGCCAAACCAAACGCGCGACGACTTCGTCGCTGCAGCGCCGCCTGAAAATCGGTTACAACCGCGCCGCCAACCTCATGGAAGTGCTCGAACAAAAAGGAATTATCGGGCCGCCGACGGAAACCGGACCGCGCGATATTCTGGTTGATCTCGACGGTGAAATTCCGGACAATGAGGGTGCAGTGCCGCCGGTGGAGGGTGATGCCGGCGGTGAACCGGCGGAAGCAGCGGAGGTAGATCCGCAGGAGGAATAACCATGGCAAGCATCGGAGAGACGTTTAAGGCTGCGCGCATCGCCAAAGGGGTCAGCGAATCTGAAGCCGGCGCCGCGACGAAAATTCTGACGAAAATGATTGTTTCGATAGAAGCTGACGATTTTTCCGGTATTGCTGCGCCGATGTATGCGCGCGGCTTTATCCGCATATACGCCAAATATCTTGAAATTGACCCTGACCCGCTGCTGGCGGAATATAATGAAAAATTTATCCATGAAACCGGCGGTGCACCGGAACCGTATGATGATGAAGAAAAAAAATATTCATCGCTGCCGTTCGACCCGCGCATCGTCGCCGGCGCAATCGCCGGCATTATTGTTCTGATCGTGCTCATTGCCAGCATTACCAACTGCATCCGCCGCCGCGCACCGGAAAAAACCGCCGCCGCGCACCAGACGAAAAACGCCAGGGTCCTGCTCAACGAGCCCCTGCCCGATCTTTACCTCATCGACCGTGAAACCATTGAACAGAAATAATATGGAAAAAAACAATCAATCGGCAATCGACAATCGCCAATCGGCAATTATCAATCCCCCCAACATCCTCACTCTCAGCCGTTTCGTGTTCGCGATCCTGTTCATGGTTTGTTTGAGTGTTCCATTTTCCGGCGCAACGATTATCGCATTAATTTTATTTGCCGTCGCCGCACTCACCGACGCACTTGACGGATATCTTGCGCGCAAAATTTACGGCTGCACCGATTTCGGGAAGCTGATGGATCCGCTTGCCGACAAAGTGCTCACCGCCGCCGCATTCATCGGCTTCGCCGGACTTAGACTGATGCCCGCATGGATGGTCACACTGATTATTTCACGCGAAATGATGGTTACCGGCCTGCGCCTGCTTGCCGCCGAAAAAGGTGTTGTGCTCGCCGCCGGCGCGTGGGGCAAGCATAAAACCGTCTGGCAGATGGTCTATATCATCGCTGTTCTGATAGCCCGGCCATTCGGCGTTTTGACACAAAAAACATGCTGCACCGCAAACTGGACTTTCGCCTTCGCCGTCACGGGCATCACCCTCTGGAGCGGCATTGTTTATTTCCGCGAAAATTTTTCTTTATTGAAAAAGTAAACGCGCCGCCCCCGGCGTGTTATGAATAAACAGGAATATTTTCAGAGCAGTTTAGTTTTTCAGGAATTTGTATGTCTACAGCACGAGAAGAGAGTTGGCAGATTAAACGGCGCGCCGATGTGTGCGCCGGCACGAATGAACCGTTTAAAGACGGCGACGAATTTATGACGCGTCTGCTGTTTATCGACGGTGAATATGTCCGCGAAGATTACAGTCTGACGTGGTGGAACGAAAATAATCCCGAGCGCGGTATCAGTGCGTGGAAAAGTATGTTCCGCCTGCCGCCGGCGCCGGAAGAGCCGGTAAAAAAAGAAAATGCGGAATCGCTGTTGCGTAAGATGGTAGCGAAGGAGGATGCAGACGATACGAATGCAATTTATATTCTCGCGGTGATGCTGGAACGTAAAAAAATTCTGGTCGAAAAAGATATACAGATGCGCGACGACAAAACGAAAGTCCGCGTTTACGAACATAAAAAAACCGGCGACACATTTTTGATTGTCGATCCGGAGCTGAAACTCGCCGAAATTGAACAGGTTCAGGAAGAAGTCGTTGGATTGCTCGGCGGTAAGCCGCCGAAAACCGCAACGGTGATTTACTTTGAAATGGTTCTGCACGCGCTGGTGGAAAAACATAAAAAAATTCTATTTCCGAAAAAACCGGTCGGTGGCGAAGAAGGCATTGTACAGAAACTCGCGGCATCGTTTTTTGCACTGCTCGCCGGCAAAAAAAGTCCGTGGTGGGAAGAGTCGAATAAAGTTTTTAACC comes from the Kiritimatiellales bacterium genome and includes:
- the pgsA gene encoding CDP-diacylglycerol--glycerol-3-phosphate 3-phosphatidyltransferase gives rise to the protein MEKNNQSAIDNRQSAIINPPNILTLSRFVFAILFMVCLSVPFSGATIIALILFAVAALTDALDGYLARKIYGCTDFGKLMDPLADKVLTAAAFIGFAGLRLMPAWMVTLIISREMMVTGLRLLAAEKGVVLAAGAWGKHKTVWQMVYIIAVLIARPFGVLTQKTCCTANWTFAFAVTGITLWSGIVYFRENFSLLKK
- a CDS encoding helix-turn-helix domain-containing protein yields the protein MASIGETFKAARIAKGVSESEAGAATKILTKMIVSIEADDFSGIAAPMYARGFIRIYAKYLEIDPDPLLAEYNEKFIHETGGAPEPYDDEEKKYSSLPFDPRIVAGAIAGIIVLIVLIASITNCIRRRAPEKTAAAHQTKNARVLLNEPLPDLYLIDRETIEQK